From the genome of Pukyongia salina, one region includes:
- the miaA gene encoding tRNA (adenosine(37)-N6)-dimethylallyltransferase MiaA, translating into MPSRKTLICVVGPTAIGKTTLAIELAKAFDAEIISADSRQFYKEMSIGTAVPSEAELSAAKHHFIQSRSIFEDYSVGEFERDALQKLTQIFTTKKAVILVGGSGLYVDAVVNGLDNFPEVSPEIRKQLKQELETEGIEALQQELQNVDPVSFNRIDLQNKQRLIRALEIFRASGKPYSSYLANNSAERKFDTIFIGLTAERSLVYDRINQRVDKMVEAGLIEEAKLLYPHRKVNALQTVGYKELFDWIDGKLTKDEAIAEIKKNTRRFAKRQGTWFRKNTEIHWFDHDAEFEEIISFLKEKKGL; encoded by the coding sequence ATGCCTTCCCGGAAAACCTTAATTTGTGTTGTAGGACCTACTGCCATTGGAAAAACAACCTTAGCCATCGAGCTGGCCAAGGCGTTTGATGCGGAAATAATATCTGCAGACTCCAGACAATTTTATAAGGAGATGAGCATTGGTACTGCGGTACCTTCGGAAGCGGAGCTTTCGGCCGCCAAACATCATTTCATACAATCCAGAAGCATTTTCGAGGATTATAGCGTAGGCGAGTTTGAACGGGATGCCCTTCAGAAACTAACACAGATATTCACTACAAAAAAAGCAGTAATACTAGTTGGAGGGTCAGGACTGTATGTAGATGCCGTGGTAAATGGATTAGATAACTTCCCCGAGGTTTCCCCGGAAATAAGAAAGCAATTAAAACAAGAGCTTGAAACAGAGGGGATAGAAGCCCTTCAACAAGAACTTCAGAATGTAGACCCGGTCTCCTTTAATCGAATTGACCTTCAGAACAAACAACGACTTATACGAGCATTGGAAATTTTCAGGGCCAGCGGAAAACCATATTCCTCGTATCTGGCCAATAATTCGGCCGAACGAAAATTCGATACTATTTTTATCGGCCTGACAGCCGAAAGATCCCTGGTATACGACAGAATTAACCAGCGAGTAGATAAGATGGTTGAGGCTGGTTTGATCGAAGAGGCTAAGCTTTTATATCCGCATAGAAAAGTAAATGCTTTGCAGACGGTGGGATATAAAGAATTGTTCGATTGGATAGACGGTAAACTCACAAAGGATGAAGCCATCGCCGAGATAAAGAAGAATACGCGAAGGTTTGCGAAAAGACAAGGTACCTGGTTCAGAAAAAATACAGAGATTCACTGGTTTGATCATGATGCCGAATTCGAAGAGATCATCTCCTTTTTAAAAGAAAAAAAAGGCCTCTGA
- a CDS encoding YggS family pyridoxal phosphate-dependent enzyme yields MSISENIKEFKSGLPKGTTLVAVSKTKPISDLMEAYNAGQRIFGENKIQEMVEKWEQMPKDVEWHMIGHVQRNKVKYMAPFVSLIHAVDSLKLLKEIDKQAAKNQRCISCLLQVKIAEEDSKFGMDEADVRLLLNSDEIKGMANVKIVGLMGMATFTNDEPQLRSEFGKLKKLYDALSQTHQFTTLSMGMSGDYKIALEEGSNMIRVGSAIFGERNYS; encoded by the coding sequence TTGAGTATTTCTGAAAACATAAAAGAATTTAAATCCGGGCTACCGAAAGGCACTACCTTGGTAGCGGTTTCCAAGACCAAACCCATTTCCGATCTTATGGAAGCCTACAACGCCGGCCAAAGGATCTTTGGAGAGAATAAGATTCAGGAAATGGTGGAAAAATGGGAGCAAATGCCGAAAGATGTGGAATGGCATATGATAGGTCATGTTCAACGGAATAAAGTTAAATATATGGCGCCCTTTGTAAGTTTGATCCACGCCGTGGATAGTTTGAAACTTCTAAAAGAAATAGACAAGCAGGCCGCTAAGAACCAGCGGTGTATATCATGCCTGTTACAGGTTAAAATTGCAGAAGAGGATAGCAAATTTGGGATGGATGAAGCCGATGTTAGGTTGCTCTTAAACAGTGATGAAATAAAAGGAATGGCGAACGTGAAGATCGTTGGACTTATGGGGATGGCAACTTTTACCAATGATGAACCCCAACTTAGATCCGAATTTGGCAAATTGAAAAAATTGTATGATGCCCTCTCTCAAACACATCAATTTACTACACTTTCAATGGGGATGAGCGGGGATTATAAGATAGCATTGGAGGAAGGAAGTAATATGATCCGCGTAGGAAGTGCTATATTTGGAGAAAGAAATTACAGTTAA
- a CDS encoding exonuclease domain-containing protein: MYAILDIETTGGKYNEEGITEIAIYKFDGEKIVDQFSSLINPERRIQPFVVNLTGINAEMLRNAPKFYEVAKRIIEITEDAVLVAHNAQFDNRILTTEFDRLGYNFEKDTLCTVELAKKLIPGLPSYSLGKLVRSLGIPLSDRHRAQGDAKATVALFKMLLAKDASKEIIQKCVRKDPKRQLEPKLLEMIENAPNETGVYYMHREDGTIIYIGKSKNIKKRLVQHFTNDSKKSKRIQLEVAAVTYEKTGNDLIAQLKESREIKQNKPIYNRALRRTFFSYQLTSFTDKNGYINLSIEKANHKKEAILTYSNYQQAKSSLYRITEENGLCQKLTGLYKSDSSCFLYSIKECNGACIHEESAAQYNERVQAFIEKNSYDNKHMLIIDRGRDVDERSVVLIENGQYRGYGFYNLNYQINNIEILRTIINPVNNDRDSQHIIQNYLRKNKVINIVKLPEEATI, encoded by the coding sequence ATGTATGCGATTTTAGATATAGAAACCACTGGAGGTAAGTACAATGAAGAAGGAATCACAGAAATCGCTATTTACAAATTTGATGGAGAAAAGATCGTAGATCAGTTTTCAAGCCTGATCAACCCGGAAAGAAGGATACAGCCTTTTGTAGTTAACTTAACGGGTATTAATGCTGAAATGCTTCGGAATGCACCTAAATTCTACGAGGTCGCTAAACGAATAATTGAGATCACAGAGGATGCCGTCCTGGTAGCACATAATGCACAATTTGATAACCGAATCCTTACCACCGAATTCGACCGGCTTGGCTATAATTTTGAAAAAGATACGCTGTGCACTGTAGAACTGGCTAAAAAACTTATCCCGGGACTTCCCTCCTATAGCCTGGGAAAATTGGTTCGTTCCTTGGGAATTCCACTAAGCGACCGACATAGGGCTCAGGGCGACGCAAAAGCAACTGTCGCGCTCTTCAAAATGTTACTGGCTAAGGACGCTTCAAAAGAGATCATTCAGAAATGTGTGCGGAAGGACCCAAAACGACAGTTGGAACCCAAACTACTCGAGATGATCGAGAACGCCCCAAACGAAACAGGTGTTTATTATATGCACCGGGAGGATGGAACAATAATTTATATTGGCAAGAGTAAGAATATAAAAAAGCGATTGGTACAGCATTTTACCAACGACTCGAAAAAATCAAAAAGAATACAACTCGAGGTCGCCGCTGTAACCTACGAAAAAACCGGGAACGATCTTATTGCCCAATTAAAGGAAAGCCGGGAGATCAAGCAAAATAAACCCATTTATAACAGGGCGCTTCGCCGTACCTTTTTTAGTTATCAACTCACTTCCTTTACAGACAAGAATGGGTATATAAATTTAAGCATAGAAAAGGCAAATCATAAAAAAGAAGCGATCCTCACCTATAGTAATTACCAGCAAGCGAAATCTTCACTATACCGAATTACAGAGGAGAATGGTCTGTGCCAGAAACTTACGGGCTTATACAAATCTGATAGCTCCTGTTTTCTTTATTCTATCAAAGAATGTAACGGTGCCTGTATACATGAGGAATCAGCGGCTCAATACAATGAACGTGTCCAGGCCTTTATCGAAAAGAACAGCTATGATAACAAGCACATGCTCATAATCGATCGTGGAAGGGACGTCGATGAGCGCTCGGTAGTTTTGATAGAAAACGGTCAGTACAGAGGCTATGGTTTCTACAATCTTAATTATCAGATCAACAACATCGAAATACTTCGAACTATCATCAATCCGGTGAATAACGACCGAGATTCTCAACATATTATTCAGAATTATCTCAGAAAGAATAAGGTGATTAATATTGTAAAATTACCAGAGGAAGCGACCATATAA
- a CDS encoding ion transporter: protein MTSKQHSSWRRKLHDIIYEADTPLGKLFDVVLLILILLSVLFVMIESVAGLPKYVYDWLYVGEWVITIFFSFEYIARIITVKKPARYIFSFYGIIDFLSTIPLYLTFLLAGSNYLLTVRALRLLRIFRILKITRYIGESNKLKRALLHSRAKIFIFLFAVLIVCIIAGTLMYLIEGEESGFKSIPVSIYWCIVTLTTVGFGDIHPITPLGQFLAAIIMIMGYGIIAVPTGIVSAEYAKKDNYVHVNSCACPNCNAAQHRDDAKYCHRCGEELHPEEF from the coding sequence TTGACTTCTAAACAACATTCAAGCTGGAGAAGGAAACTTCACGATATTATATACGAAGCGGATACCCCGTTAGGGAAGCTTTTTGATGTTGTACTATTGATCCTTATCCTGTTAAGCGTCTTGTTTGTAATGATCGAAAGCGTGGCAGGATTGCCAAAATATGTCTACGACTGGCTATACGTGGGAGAATGGGTGATCACTATATTCTTTTCTTTCGAATACATTGCGCGTATTATCACCGTAAAGAAACCGGCTCGCTATATCTTTAGCTTTTACGGGATCATCGACTTTCTATCAACCATCCCGCTCTACCTCACTTTTCTATTGGCTGGCAGCAACTACCTGCTCACTGTTAGAGCGCTGAGATTACTTAGAATTTTCAGAATACTTAAAATAACCCGTTACATAGGTGAGTCTAATAAGCTTAAACGTGCGTTGCTGCACAGTCGCGCCAAGATCTTCATCTTCTTATTCGCCGTACTTATTGTATGCATCATCGCAGGTACACTCATGTATCTCATAGAGGGAGAGGAGAGTGGTTTTAAAAGTATACCGGTTAGTATTTATTGGTGTATAGTTACCCTTACTACAGTTGGTTTTGGAGATATTCATCCTATTACTCCCCTTGGGCAATTTCTAGCCGCAATTATTATGATCATGGGATACGGCATAATAGCGGTTCCTACCGGAATTGTTAGTGCAGAATATGCTAAAAAAGATAATTACGTACACGTTAATTCTTGTGCCTGCCCTAATTGTAATGCAGCCCAGCATCGGGATGACGCTAAATATTGTCATCGCTGTGGGGAAGAATTACATCCCGAAGAATTTTAA
- a CDS encoding response regulator transcription factor, with amino-acid sequence METENKKILLVEDDPNFGTVLKDYLAMNDYDVTHAKNGMEGFEKFKKDDFDLCILDVMMPYKDGFTLAKEIREKNEDVPIIFLTAKAMKEDVLKGYKVGADDYLNKPFDSEVLLMKIKAIIQRKATDSIADSKQFEFEIGNFHLNSKLRFLTYNKEEPIKLSPKENELLRLLALHKNDLMPRELALTKIWRDDNYFTSRSMDVYIAKLRKYLGKDDGVEIINIHGEGFRLVVKDEVDQ; translated from the coding sequence ATGGAAACTGAAAACAAAAAAATCTTGCTTGTAGAAGACGATCCAAATTTTGGAACCGTCCTCAAGGATTATCTGGCAATGAACGATTACGATGTAACACATGCCAAGAACGGAATGGAAGGGTTTGAAAAATTTAAAAAAGATGACTTCGACCTGTGTATACTGGATGTGATGATGCCCTATAAGGACGGATTCACACTAGCGAAAGAAATTCGTGAGAAAAATGAAGATGTCCCAATCATTTTCCTTACTGCCAAGGCAATGAAGGAGGATGTCCTTAAAGGATATAAAGTAGGGGCCGACGATTATCTCAATAAGCCGTTCGATAGTGAGGTGTTGCTCATGAAGATAAAGGCGATCATACAGAGGAAAGCCACAGACTCTATCGCAGACAGTAAACAATTTGAGTTTGAAATTGGTAATTTCCACCTGAACTCGAAACTCCGTTTTCTTACATATAATAAGGAGGAACCCATAAAATTATCGCCAAAAGAGAACGAATTACTTCGTCTTCTCGCCCTGCATAAGAACGATCTAATGCCAAGGGAACTCGCATTAACTAAGATATGGAGGGATGATAACTACTTCACATCCCGAAGTATGGATGTTTATATCGCGAAATTGCGAAAATATCTTGGTAAGGATGACGGTGTGGAGATCATTAATATTCACGGAGAAGGCTTCAGACTTGTGGTAAAGGATGAAGTGGACCAATAA
- a CDS encoding DUF1015 domain-containing protein, with the protein MPKILPFRAVRPTRDKVSLIASRPYDSYTKEERDSRLRDNPFSFLHIVNPGYKYHKVISGKERYKLVRNRYQEFKEDEIFVKDEEPGYYIYKIVNRDQLVFHGIIAAASVEDYRMDRIKKHEETIEFRETMFRDYLKTVGFNAESVLLTHPDDPNLERIVSRVVQSRAEYEFTTTYRDTHYLWYVKDKQTVDEIREIFKRMPAVYIADGHHRSSSSYLLAEDYKNENKEHTGEEPYNFFMSYLIPESDLKIYEFNRLVKDLNGLSKEEFLIKLDAMYRIEDRGAEYYKPSKKHHFSMYLDGSFYSLYLRKDNYEIKNALDALDTKILDSTILKPILGIKEARKDKRLNYSHGRMDLAYVKSVVDSGVYKVGFGLLPVSTSELKQIADEGLTMPPKSTYIEPKLRSGVTIYEF; encoded by the coding sequence ATGCCAAAAATCCTTCCTTTTAGAGCAGTGCGTCCCACAAGGGATAAGGTAAGCCTAATTGCCTCACGTCCTTACGACAGCTACACCAAAGAGGAAAGGGATTCACGCTTGAGGGATAACCCGTTTTCCTTTCTACACATTGTAAATCCCGGTTATAAATACCATAAGGTGATCTCCGGGAAGGAGCGCTATAAACTGGTACGAAACCGATATCAGGAATTTAAAGAGGATGAAATTTTTGTAAAGGATGAGGAACCCGGATACTACATCTATAAGATCGTTAACCGGGACCAACTGGTTTTCCATGGGATAATAGCAGCGGCCAGTGTTGAGGACTACCGCATGGATAGGATAAAAAAACATGAGGAAACGATCGAGTTTCGGGAAACCATGTTTCGGGATTATCTTAAAACTGTTGGATTTAATGCCGAATCTGTTTTACTCACTCACCCCGATGATCCTAATCTGGAACGTATTGTAAGCCGTGTGGTACAATCGAGAGCAGAATACGAATTTACAACTACCTACCGCGATACGCATTATCTATGGTATGTGAAAGATAAACAGACTGTAGACGAGATCCGGGAGATCTTTAAGCGTATGCCGGCTGTATATATTGCCGATGGCCACCACCGTTCTTCCTCCTCTTACCTACTTGCCGAAGATTATAAAAATGAGAATAAAGAGCATACGGGAGAAGAACCGTATAACTTTTTTATGAGTTATCTAATCCCTGAAAGTGACCTGAAAATATATGAGTTCAACAGGCTTGTAAAAGACCTGAACGGCCTTAGTAAAGAAGAGTTTCTTATAAAACTTGACGCCATGTACCGTATTGAAGATCGCGGTGCCGAGTATTATAAGCCGTCCAAAAAGCATCATTTTAGTATGTATTTGGATGGCTCATTCTACTCTCTTTATCTTCGGAAGGATAATTACGAGATTAAAAATGCCCTGGATGCCCTGGACACTAAGATTCTGGATAGCACTATATTGAAACCGATCCTTGGGATAAAAGAGGCCAGGAAGGATAAGCGTCTCAATTACTCCCACGGCAGAATGGATCTTGCTTATGTAAAGAGTGTGGTGGATTCTGGAGTTTATAAAGTTGGTTTTGGTTTGTTGCCTGTAAGCACCTCCGAATTAAAGCAAATTGCCGATGAGGGCCTTACCATGCCTCCTAAAAGCACTTATATAGAGCCTAAATTAAGGAGTGGTGTAACTATTTATGAGTTTTAA